From Streptomyces qinzhouensis, one genomic window encodes:
- a CDS encoding SCO0930 family lipoprotein, producing the protein MRKLRSTMVTAAGAAAALVLLTACGGETKDGGDAGKAGAAQAAAPAGGGTAQAAGVRPVTAGKLSVWDSGPLGPVVTDSAGFTLYRFDNDTASPPKSTCDGDCAKAWPPVLAADARAADGMNAALLGKVTRSDGTQQLTLKGWPLYRFAKDTQPRQTNGQGVGGTWFAAAPDGNKAGKGAGAGTGTGTGTGDGGQPAVTALPPLSVRDDAKLGPIVRDGKGRTLYRFTKDTDWPMKSNCTGPCLDTWRPAKMLDKAAIAQAMGVDPKLIIEYKRPDGTRQLTVDCWPLYWFTGDKTPGETKGQGVGGSWFAVRANGDLAK; encoded by the coding sequence ATGAGGAAGCTCCGGAGCACGATGGTCACCGCGGCCGGCGCCGCCGCCGCGCTCGTCCTGCTGACCGCCTGCGGCGGCGAGACCAAGGACGGCGGCGACGCCGGGAAGGCGGGTGCCGCACAAGCCGCCGCCCCCGCCGGCGGCGGCACCGCGCAGGCCGCCGGGGTAAGGCCGGTGACCGCCGGCAAGCTGAGCGTCTGGGACAGCGGGCCGCTCGGCCCCGTGGTGACCGACAGCGCCGGTTTCACCCTCTACCGCTTCGACAACGACACCGCGTCACCGCCCAAGTCGACCTGCGACGGCGACTGCGCGAAGGCCTGGCCGCCGGTGCTCGCCGCGGACGCCCGCGCCGCCGACGGCATGAACGCGGCGCTCCTCGGCAAGGTGACCCGCTCCGACGGCACCCAGCAGCTCACTCTCAAGGGCTGGCCGCTCTACCGGTTCGCCAAGGACACCCAGCCGCGGCAGACCAATGGGCAGGGCGTCGGCGGCACCTGGTTCGCGGCCGCTCCCGACGGCAACAAGGCGGGCAAGGGCGCCGGAGCCGGTACGGGGACGGGTACGGGCACCGGTGACGGCGGGCAGCCCGCGGTCACGGCACTGCCGCCGCTGTCCGTCCGGGACGACGCGAAGCTCGGCCCGATCGTCCGCGACGGCAAGGGCCGGACGCTCTACCGCTTCACCAAGGACACCGACTGGCCGATGAAGTCCAACTGCACCGGCCCGTGCCTGGACACCTGGCGGCCCGCGAAGATGCTCGACAAGGCGGCGATCGCACAGGCGATGGGCGTCGACCCGAAGCTGATCATCGAGTACAAGCGCCCCGACGGCACCCGTCAGCTCACCGTCGACTGCTGGCCGCTGTACTGGTTCACCGGCGACAAGACGCCGGGCGAGACCAAGGGGCAGGGCGTGGGCGGTAGCTGGTTCGCGGTGCGTGCGAACGGCGATCTCGCCAAGTAG